A window of the Fibrobacter sp. UWB2 genome harbors these coding sequences:
- a CDS encoding ATP-dependent endonuclease, producing the protein MQPQALRLSRITISNLRSIQRETFPLSDFTALIGYNNAGKTNILMGIRWLLANFSLDISYFDDPNHPVEAEGLFEGITEQVLNRLGEEKAAEVEPFLSGTTLRVKKVQRIPGELPGNIEFWAFCPPNGKRKGKDWVRVNDKFTAAFNRMFPESIAIWDFEGNQAYTKLMHEIFKPLERRFGGELSQVIEQFTELLSPGSDSQAEEIKAFDKEVNSALRPLFPSVRVELDIPVPTLETFLKSATIKVVDEDDGFERDISRMGAGSQRAIQMALIRYLAEIKKHHNNHYLSRKLLLIDSPELFLHPQAVELVRVALKNLSNEGYQVVFATHSAQMVTSEDVSTSLLIRKNRERGTFMRKRMEDAVRQVVKDAPSQLQMLFSLSNSNELLFADYVLLTEGKTEWRVLPALFERITGQSFALIKCALVRQGGVSNTRKSMQVLSAMDIPVRAIVDLDYAFTTATRDGFLSANDPDITECRNLFRELACHNHLRLVNGLPVNKHSNISASTAYAMMASMPEAERPIRNIHNKLCEQGIWVWTRGAIEEHLGLNGKNEMVWRNFIERSKSKNFIQTLPDYDGIEALCQWIINGSRGQF; encoded by the coding sequence ATGCAGCCGCAAGCACTTAGATTGTCCCGCATTACGATTTCGAATCTCCGCTCTATCCAGCGCGAGACTTTTCCGCTTAGTGATTTTACCGCCCTTATCGGCTACAACAACGCCGGAAAAACGAACATTTTGATGGGAATCCGCTGGTTGCTTGCCAATTTTTCGCTGGACATCTCGTATTTTGATGACCCGAACCACCCCGTAGAAGCGGAGGGGCTTTTTGAAGGCATCACCGAGCAGGTTTTGAACCGCCTTGGAGAAGAAAAAGCGGCCGAAGTAGAGCCGTTCCTCTCGGGGACAACGCTCCGCGTCAAGAAAGTGCAGCGAATCCCAGGTGAACTCCCCGGCAATATTGAATTTTGGGCATTCTGCCCGCCAAACGGCAAGCGCAAAGGCAAAGACTGGGTACGCGTCAATGACAAGTTTACCGCAGCCTTTAATCGCATGTTCCCGGAATCCATCGCTATTTGGGATTTTGAGGGGAACCAAGCCTACACCAAGCTCATGCACGAGATTTTCAAGCCACTGGAACGCAGGTTTGGTGGCGAATTGAGCCAGGTCATCGAGCAGTTTACGGAACTGCTCTCCCCCGGAAGCGACAGCCAGGCCGAAGAAATCAAGGCTTTCGATAAAGAAGTCAACTCGGCACTACGTCCGCTATTCCCGAGCGTTCGCGTGGAGCTCGACATTCCCGTGCCGACTCTCGAGACATTCCTCAAGAGCGCAACGATTAAAGTTGTTGATGAAGATGACGGTTTTGAACGCGATATTTCGCGCATGGGTGCAGGTTCGCAACGCGCCATCCAGATGGCACTTATCCGCTATCTCGCGGAAATCAAGAAGCACCACAACAATCATTACCTGAGCCGCAAGCTTTTATTGATTGATTCGCCGGAACTCTTTTTGCACCCGCAAGCAGTGGAACTCGTGCGCGTGGCGCTGAAGAACCTTTCGAACGAAGGCTATCAAGTCGTTTTTGCAACGCATTCCGCACAGATGGTCACGAGCGAAGACGTGAGCACGTCTCTCTTGATTCGCAAGAACAGGGAACGTGGCACGTTCATGCGCAAGCGAATGGAAGATGCAGTTCGCCAAGTCGTGAAAGATGCACCGAGCCAGTTGCAAATGCTGTTTAGTTTGTCTAACAGCAATGAACTTTTGTTTGCCGACTACGTGCTACTCACCGAAGGTAAAACGGAATGGCGAGTGCTGCCCGCCCTTTTCGAGCGCATTACCGGGCAATCTTTTGCGCTCATCAAGTGTGCGCTCGTGCGTCAAGGCGGCGTCAGCAACACCCGCAAGAGTATGCAGGTTTTGAGCGCGATGGACATTCCCGTGCGTGCGATTGTCGATTTGGACTACGCATTTACCACGGCAACCCGCGACGGATTTTTGAGCGCCAATGACCCAGACATTACGGAATGCCGCAACTTGTTCCGCGAGCTCGCTTGCCACAACCATTTGCGATTGGTAAACGGCCTCCCCGTCAACAAGCACAGCAATATCAGCGCATCCACGGCATACGCAATGATGGCATCTATGCCAGAAGCAGAGCGCCCCATCCGCAATATCCACAATAAACTTTGCGAGCAAGGCATTTGGGTCTGGACACGTGGCGCGATTGAAGAGCACCTCGGGCTAAACGGCAAAAACGAGATGGTGTGGCGCAATTTTATTGAACGCAGCAAGTCCAAGAACTTTATCCAGACGCTCCCCGACTACGATGGCATTGAAGCATTGTGTCAATGGATTATCAACGGGAGCCGCGGGCAATTCTAA
- the truA gene encoding tRNA pseudouridine(38-40) synthase TruA, protein MRYRFRCEYLGSAFYGWQEQNCGGKLRFVTVQSTLEEALSTALRAPIRVVGSGRTDTGVHARGQCVHFDFDGELDPVKVVRSVNGLTKRLIRIRDLQPCAPDFNARYDAVLRYYQYTIFTRPVALMRDFGWECGSLNLDIEAMGREAQSFLGEHDFIDFCIPRNDGKSTLCTLSEFRLERLNDWSCMFHIKGNRFLHRQVRAMVGTLFDVGRGRYPEGTVNQIFEKNFKGERTWAPPQGLVLENVEYKDY, encoded by the coding sequence ATGCGTTACCGCTTTCGTTGCGAATATCTAGGCAGCGCCTTTTACGGTTGGCAAGAACAAAATTGTGGCGGCAAGCTCCGCTTTGTAACCGTGCAGTCAACGCTCGAAGAGGCGTTGTCTACGGCGTTACGTGCGCCCATCCGCGTGGTGGGGTCGGGCCGAACCGATACGGGCGTTCATGCCCGAGGCCAGTGTGTCCACTTTGATTTTGATGGCGAACTTGACCCAGTAAAAGTCGTGCGTTCTGTGAACGGGCTTACTAAGCGCTTGATTCGAATCCGCGATTTACAGCCTTGTGCTCCAGATTTCAATGCCCGTTACGATGCCGTTTTACGTTATTACCAGTACACGATTTTTACGCGCCCGGTGGCGCTGATGCGTGACTTTGGCTGGGAGTGCGGCTCGCTGAATTTGGATATCGAGGCGATGGGCCGTGAGGCCCAGTCTTTCCTTGGCGAACACGATTTTATTGATTTTTGCATCCCGCGTAACGATGGAAAATCGACGCTTTGCACGTTGAGCGAGTTCCGCTTGGAACGCTTGAACGACTGGAGCTGCATGTTCCACATTAAAGGGAACCGCTTCTTGCACCGTCAGGTGCGTGCGATGGTCGGGACGCTTTTTGATGTTGGTCGAGGCCGCTATCCCGAGGGGACGGTCAACCAGATTTTTGAGAAAAATTTCAAAGGCGAACGCACGTGGGCGCCCCCGCAGGGGCTCGTGCTCGAAAACGTGGAATATAAGGATTATTAA
- a CDS encoding pyridoxine 5'-phosphate synthase, with the protein MSIKLGVNVDHIATIREARKGKEPDPVAAAMIAELAGCNGITAHLREDKRHIQDRDIRLLRGTVTTKLNLEMAPTQAMVQFAINRQPDMVTLVPEVHTELSTEDGLNVSAKIDELAKYIMTLRNNDIQVSVFIDAETEQVKAAKKVGANYVEFNTGKYATAFELGSREEVDREISALQDMTVLAHKYGLNVLAGRGLNYRNVEAVAQIDGIDEIIIGHSIVSRAALVGMERAVKEMIEAIRG; encoded by the coding sequence ATGTCTATCAAACTCGGTGTAAACGTGGACCATATTGCAACAATCCGTGAAGCCCGTAAAGGCAAGGAACCCGATCCGGTCGCAGCGGCCATGATTGCCGAACTCGCCGGTTGCAATGGAATTACCGCCCACCTCCGTGAAGACAAGCGCCACATTCAGGACCGCGACATCAGGCTCCTCCGCGGAACGGTCACCACAAAGTTGAATTTGGAAATGGCACCGACGCAGGCCATGGTGCAGTTCGCCATCAACCGCCAGCCGGACATGGTGACGCTCGTGCCGGAAGTCCACACCGAGCTTTCGACAGAAGACGGCTTGAACGTTTCTGCTAAGATCGATGAACTTGCAAAATACATCATGACGCTTAGGAACAACGACATCCAGGTGAGCGTGTTCATCGACGCCGAAACAGAACAGGTCAAGGCAGCCAAGAAGGTCGGCGCAAACTATGTGGAATTCAACACTGGCAAATACGCAACCGCATTTGAACTCGGCAGCCGCGAAGAAGTCGATCGTGAAATTTCTGCTTTACAGGATATGACGGTTCTTGCCCACAAGTATGGCTTGAACGTACTCGCTGGTCGTGGACTCAACTACAGAAACGTAGAGGCAGTCGCTCAAATTGACGGCATTGATGAAATCATCATCGGTCACAGCATCGTGAGCCGTGCCGCACTCGTTGGCATGGAACGCGCTGTAAAAGAAATGATCGAAGCCATTCGCGGATAA